In Arthrobacter sp. MN05-02, one genomic interval encodes:
- a CDS encoding signal peptidase I, producing MVALIPLLVVLALRAWVVEPVAVSSDSMEPTIASGAVVLLYKGSAAADSIENGVVVAFTNPLDGRTAIKRVIAGEGQTVAIRDAELYVDDVAVAEPFIDHSRIDATYFGPVTVPTGRVFVLGDNRGVSIDSRDFGAVPLTSIQGTLLVGRK from the coding sequence GTGGTGGCCCTGATTCCCCTACTCGTCGTTCTTGCCCTGCGTGCATGGGTGGTGGAACCGGTCGCCGTGTCCTCCGACAGCATGGAACCGACCATCGCATCCGGTGCCGTCGTGCTTCTTTACAAAGGCTCTGCCGCTGCGGACTCGATCGAGAACGGCGTCGTCGTTGCTTTCACCAACCCGCTCGACGGCCGGACGGCCATCAAGCGGGTCATCGCGGGGGAGGGGCAGACCGTCGCCATCCGTGATGCTGAGCTGTACGTCGACGACGTCGCCGTTGCGGAACCGTTCATCGACCACAGCCGCATCGATGCGACCTATTTCGGCCCGGTGACCGTGCCGACCGGACGTGTCTTCGTGCTGGGTGACAACCGCGGCGTCTCCATCGACTCGCGGGATTTCGGAGCCGTGCCGCTCACATCGATTCAGGGCACTCTGCTCGTCGGTCGAAAATGA
- the adh gene encoding alcohol dehydrogenase: MTTTVHAYASPSPDGDLAPTTIERRDVGPHDVLIEIKYAGICHSDIHTVQGDWGPQPYPLVPGHEIAGIVAEIGSEVTRHAVGDRVGVGCMVNSCGQCKNCTAGDEQYCVNGMVGTYGATDRDGTITQGGYSTHVVVTEDFVLKIPEGIELDVAAPLLCAGITTYSPLHRWGTGPGKRIAVIGLGGLGHMAVKIAHAMGAEVTVLSQSLKKQEDGLRLGADNYYATSDETTFTDLASSFDLIINTVSASIDISAFLGLLTVDGALVNVGAPAEPLPVNAMALIGGRRSFAGSMIGGIAETQEMLDFCAQNGIGAEIEVIPAEKINDAYERVLASDVRYRFVIDASTFA; encoded by the coding sequence ATGACCACCACAGTCCACGCCTACGCCTCCCCCTCGCCCGACGGGGACCTCGCCCCCACCACCATCGAACGCCGCGACGTCGGCCCCCACGACGTCCTGATCGAGATCAAATACGCCGGCATCTGCCACTCCGACATCCACACGGTGCAGGGTGACTGGGGGCCGCAGCCCTACCCTCTGGTGCCCGGGCATGAGATCGCGGGCATCGTGGCTGAAATCGGCTCCGAAGTCACCAGGCACGCGGTCGGTGACCGGGTGGGCGTCGGTTGCATGGTGAACTCCTGTGGGCAGTGCAAGAACTGCACGGCGGGCGACGAGCAGTACTGCGTCAACGGGATGGTCGGCACCTACGGCGCTACCGACCGTGACGGGACCATCACCCAGGGCGGCTACTCCACCCACGTCGTCGTCACCGAGGACTTCGTCCTGAAGATCCCCGAGGGCATCGAGCTCGACGTCGCCGCTCCCCTGCTCTGCGCCGGCATCACCACCTACTCGCCCCTGCACCGCTGGGGCACCGGCCCCGGCAAGAGAATCGCCGTGATCGGTCTCGGCGGCCTCGGCCACATGGCCGTCAAGATCGCGCACGCCATGGGCGCCGAGGTCACCGTCCTCTCACAATCCCTCAAGAAGCAGGAGGACGGCCTGCGCCTGGGTGCGGACAACTACTACGCCACCAGCGACGAGACCACGTTCACCGACCTGGCCAGCTCGTTCGACCTCATCATCAACACGGTCAGTGCCAGCATCGACATCAGCGCCTTCCTGGGACTCCTGACGGTCGACGGCGCCCTGGTCAACGTCGGCGCGCCCGCAGAGCCGCTGCCGGTGAACGCGATGGCGCTCATCGGCGGTCGCCGCTCGTTCGCCGGCTCCATGATCGGCGGCATCGCCGAAACACAGGAGATGCTCGACTTCTGCGCCCAGAACGGTATCGGCGCCGAGATCGAGGTCATCCCCGCCGAGAAGATCAACGACGCTTACGAGCGGGTCCTCGCCTCGGACGTCCGCTACCGCTTCGTCATCGACGCCTCCACCTTCGCCTAG
- a CDS encoding acetyltransferase encodes MELNDLLTVLNAGETITGGSPLHAVMHEASQEALRITGELNGGYQEPARVRHLLSQLTGKPIDDSVTVFPPFYSDFGRNITLGQRIFINAGCKLQDQGGVTIGDDCLVGHNVVMATLNHDLNPSKRADLHPAPIVIGRNVWIGANVTILPGITIGDNAVVAAAAVVTKDVPANAVVVGSPARVVQVIAD; translated from the coding sequence GTGGAACTGAACGATCTACTGACCGTCCTGAACGCCGGCGAAACCATTACCGGCGGTTCCCCTCTGCACGCGGTGATGCACGAAGCGAGCCAGGAAGCACTGCGTATCACAGGTGAGCTCAATGGCGGTTACCAGGAGCCGGCACGCGTCCGACACCTCCTGTCCCAACTGACAGGCAAGCCCATCGACGACTCGGTAACAGTGTTCCCGCCGTTCTACTCGGACTTCGGCAGGAACATCACTCTCGGACAGCGGATCTTCATCAACGCCGGATGCAAGCTGCAGGACCAGGGCGGAGTGACCATCGGTGATGACTGCCTGGTAGGACACAACGTGGTGATGGCAACGCTCAACCACGACCTGAACCCAAGCAAGCGGGCCGATCTGCACCCAGCTCCGATCGTCATCGGCCGCAACGTATGGATCGGAGCCAACGTGACCATCCTCCCTGGCATCACCATCGGGGACAACGCCGTGGTAGCAGCCGCCGCCGTCGTGACGAAAGACGTACCCGCCAACGCCGTGGTTGTAGGATCACCGGCACGAGTCGTGCAGGTAATCGCCGACTGA
- a CDS encoding glyoxalase, translated as MPTTIFINLAVSDLDRSRAFFESLGYSINEGFSDENAVSVMISDTITAMLLTRGFFAEFTSKSIIDATTSTEVQLALSAESKEEVDAMHEKALAAGATPAGEQDHGFMYSKSFDDLDGHHWDFVWMDPEAAAGGAPEMSIEDIRENTTHS; from the coding sequence ATGCCCACCACGATTTTTATCAACTTGGCCGTCAGTGATCTAGACCGGTCGCGTGCGTTCTTCGAGTCGCTCGGGTACTCCATCAACGAGGGCTTCAGCGACGAAAACGCGGTCAGCGTGATGATCAGCGACACGATCACCGCGATGCTGCTCACGCGGGGTTTCTTCGCCGAGTTCACAAGCAAATCGATCATCGACGCCACCACCTCGACCGAGGTGCAGCTTGCTCTCAGCGCCGAGAGCAAGGAGGAGGTCGACGCCATGCACGAGAAGGCCCTTGCGGCGGGTGCTACGCCGGCTGGCGAGCAGGACCACGGATTCATGTACTCGAAGAGCTTTGACGACCTAGACGGCCACCACTGGGACTTCGTATGGATGGACCCGGAGGCGGCGGCCGGCGGCGCACCGGAAATGAGTATCGAGGACATACGAGAGAACACGACGCACAGCTGA
- a CDS encoding transcriptional regulator (possible pseudo due to frameshift) → MIASIAQGLHLSLDERDHIFRLAGHKPPVRGTASDFVSPGLLRILDRLSDTPAEIVTELGETLRQSPLGVALTGDTTQYTGPERSVGYRWFTDPSMREPYSLEERHQLSRLYASGLRQLAALRGPGSRPAQLAALLQDNDDFRAVWDSLEVGVRPPDTKRFLHPSVGRLELTCQTLLDPEQSHRLLVYTAVPGSESHEKLQLLAVIGTHSTVP, encoded by the coding sequence ATGATCGCCTCCATCGCTCAAGGGCTGCACCTGTCATTGGACGAGCGCGATCACATCTTCCGTCTTGCCGGACACAAGCCGCCGGTACGCGGAACGGCCAGCGACTTCGTGAGCCCCGGCCTGCTGCGCATCCTTGATCGTCTCTCCGACACTCCCGCCGAAATCGTCACCGAGCTGGGCGAAACGCTGCGTCAAAGCCCTCTCGGTGTTGCCCTGACCGGGGACACTACGCAGTACACGGGTCCCGAGCGCTCGGTCGGGTACCGGTGGTTCACCGATCCCTCGATGAGAGAGCCCTACTCGCTCGAAGAACGTCATCAGCTCTCCCGGTTATATGCCTCCGGTTTGCGTCAGCTCGCAGCCCTGCGGGGACCGGGGTCACGCCCTGCACAACTCGCGGCACTACTGCAGGACAACGACGACTTCCGCGCGGTGTGGGACAGCCTTGAAGTCGGTGTGCGCCCGCCCGACACCAAACGATTCCTGCACCCATCAGTGGGGCGCCTGGAACTGACCTGTCAGACGCTCCTTGATCCGGAACAATCGCATCGCCTGCTCGTGTACACGGCTGTTCCCGGCAGCGAGAGCCACGAGAAGCTACAACTACTCGCCGTCATCGGAACACACTCCACCGTCCCGTAA
- a CDS encoding short chain dehydrogenase, producing the protein MPRTPHLTLPDLTGRRALVTGASDGIGLGIARQLAAAGAEVILPVRNRTKGENALASIRAEHPTAKVSLRDLDLSSLESVAALGRQLLTEGAPLHVLVNNAGVMTPPERQTTADGFELQLGTNHLGHVALVAHLLPLLRAGKARVTSQISVAARSGTMNWADLNWETSYRGMHAYSQSKIAFGLFGLELERRSRAHGWGITSNLSHPGVAPTSLLVARPEIQREHNTPQIAVIRKLSRAGILVGTVDSAQLPALYAATSPQSLGGRLYGPTGPGNLGGSPGEHRIYRPLRDQIQAERVWIISQELTGVSFNETTPAI; encoded by the coding sequence ATGCCCCGCACACCGCACCTCACCCTGCCTGACCTGACCGGACGCCGCGCTCTGGTCACCGGCGCCAGCGACGGAATCGGTCTCGGTATCGCCCGACAACTTGCCGCCGCCGGAGCTGAAGTCATCCTCCCAGTCCGCAACCGGACAAAGGGAGAGAACGCCCTGGCGAGCATCCGCGCTGAACACCCGACGGCGAAAGTGTCCCTGCGCGACCTCGACCTGTCCTCGCTCGAATCAGTCGCGGCGCTGGGCCGGCAATTGCTCACCGAGGGCGCACCACTCCACGTCCTGGTGAACAACGCCGGTGTCATGACCCCACCGGAACGACAGACAACAGCCGACGGCTTCGAACTGCAACTGGGCACCAATCACCTCGGGCACGTTGCACTGGTCGCACATCTGCTACCCCTCCTCCGCGCCGGGAAAGCACGCGTCACCTCGCAGATCAGTGTCGCTGCCAGGAGCGGGACGATGAACTGGGCCGATCTGAACTGGGAGACCAGCTACCGCGGGATGCACGCGTACAGTCAGTCGAAAATCGCTTTCGGGCTCTTCGGCCTGGAACTCGAACGGCGCAGCCGAGCCCATGGATGGGGAATCACCAGCAACCTGTCCCACCCGGGCGTAGCTCCGACGAGCCTGCTGGTCGCACGGCCGGAAATACAGCGGGAGCACAACACCCCGCAGATCGCCGTGATTCGCAAGCTCTCCCGCGCCGGCATACTCGTGGGCACCGTGGACAGCGCTCAGTTGCCCGCCCTCTACGCCGCGACCTCACCACAATCCCTCGGCGGGCGCCTCTACGGGCCAACCGGGCCCGGCAACCTCGGCGGCAGCCCCGGCGAGCACCGAATCTACCGTCCACTACGAGACCAGATCCAAGCAGAGCGAGTCTGGATCATCTCCCAAGAACTCACAGGCGTGTCCTTCAACGAAACCACCCCGGCGATATAA
- a CDS encoding DNA-binding response regulator: protein MRIAVRSQNCVKVHLASKDVLTIAGLRQLLKPCSFITVTGTSTDEATTMSALTSETPDVLLFSASTEPDVYMVARAARAIDESLKIVVLTTEVLAARLMATRQMRLEGVLVSGGDCLQDIGAILRMVHHGGQVTSHYDDSMHRPAPPSVSPKIVARLRSLSARESTILREVAKGYTNAEIAKPLHVSVATIKADLARIMNTMGAFSRVELAVLAVQSGFVDGFPRTQSGATSDSPLFSRQNGSPA from the coding sequence ATGCGTATCGCAGTACGGTCTCAGAACTGTGTAAAGGTCCATCTGGCGTCAAAGGACGTCCTGACGATTGCCGGACTGCGGCAACTCCTCAAACCATGCTCCTTCATCACCGTCACCGGAACGAGCACCGACGAGGCCACGACGATGTCAGCGCTCACCTCCGAAACCCCTGACGTGCTTCTATTCAGCGCCAGCACGGAACCGGATGTGTACATGGTTGCTCGAGCTGCCCGCGCCATCGACGAGTCGCTGAAAATTGTGGTCCTGACCACGGAAGTCCTCGCAGCGCGACTCATGGCAACCCGCCAGATGCGCCTTGAGGGAGTTCTCGTCAGCGGCGGGGACTGCCTCCAGGACATCGGCGCAATCTTGCGCATGGTGCACCACGGCGGGCAGGTGACGTCCCATTACGACGACAGCATGCATCGCCCCGCTCCGCCGTCAGTCAGCCCGAAAATAGTCGCACGCCTTCGCTCCCTGTCCGCCCGTGAATCAACGATCCTGCGGGAAGTGGCGAAAGGCTACACAAACGCAGAAATCGCCAAGCCCCTTCACGTCAGCGTCGCCACGATCAAGGCTGATCTGGCCCGGATCATGAACACGATGGGAGCTTTCAGCCGCGTCGAGCTCGCAGTACTCGCGGTACAAAGCGGCTTCGTAGACGGATTCCCCCGGACTCAAAGCGGCGCTACATCCGATAGTCCGCTCTTCAGCCGTCAGAACGGGAGCCCGGCGTGA
- a CDS encoding putative glyoxalase/bleomycin resistance protein produces the protein MAQQLHFITVATRDLDAARSFYSGLGWSPALDVQGEIIFYQVAPGLLLGLFRSDKFAQDVGLDVAPVPSGVTLSHNVDSPDEVRQLVATMADAGGTIIKEPRDGAFGGIFHALVRDPNDIVWEIAFNPGWRIDDDGAVVIG, from the coding sequence ATGGCCCAGCAACTGCACTTCATCACGGTCGCCACCCGCGACCTCGACGCCGCGCGATCGTTCTACAGCGGATTGGGCTGGTCCCCTGCGCTCGACGTCCAGGGGGAGATCATCTTCTACCAGGTGGCGCCCGGTCTGCTCCTGGGACTGTTCCGATCCGACAAGTTCGCGCAGGACGTGGGGCTCGATGTGGCGCCGGTACCGTCCGGGGTGACGCTGTCGCACAATGTCGACAGCCCCGACGAGGTCCGACAGCTGGTGGCCACGATGGCGGACGCCGGCGGCACCATCATCAAGGAGCCCCGCGACGGTGCCTTCGGGGGCATCTTCCACGCCCTGGTCCGGGACCCGAATGACATCGTCTGGGAAATCGCCTTCAACCCCGGCTGGCGGATCGACGACGACGGTGCCGTCGTCATCGGCTGA